GGCACACAAAAAAGGTCAAGGTTCAACCCAAAATAACCGTGATAGTATCGGACGCCGATTAGGTGTTAAGAAATTTGGTGGCGAGTTCGTTCGTGCTGGAAATATAATCATCCGCCAAAGAGGAACAGCAACTCACGCTGGAAATAACGTAGGTCTTGGCAAAGATCACACTATTTTTGCATTAGTCGATGGCTTTGTAAAATTTGAAAGACTTGATAAAAACAGAAAAAAAGTATCTGTTTATCCAGCTGCATAATCCCAGGGGCATTCGCCCCTTTTTCTTTTAAAATCACTTAGAATTTAACAAATTTAATTTATCTTACATACTTATATATAGCTTGGCATTTTAGACAAATACCAAACTACTAAATTTATTTTATTTAGCTTTTAACAAAGCAAGCTCTTGCGCTAGAAATTCCCCTGTGTAGCTGCCAGTTTTTTTGTAGTTTTTGGCTACCTCTTTGACGCTGCCGCACGCTATCACTTTACCGCCTTTTGCGCCGCCTTCTGGTCCCATATCTACGATATAGTCGCAGTTTTTGATGACATCCATATTATGCTCGATCACAAAGACTGAATTTCCAAGATCAACCAGGTGATTTAGCACCTTTACTAGTCTATCAACATCGGCAAAATGAAGCCCTGTGGTTGGCTCATCAAGGATGTAAAGCGTATTTCCAGTGTCGCTTCTGCTAAGCTCTTTTGCTAGCTTCACACGCTGCGCCTCGCCGCCACTAAGTGTGACTGCGTTTTGCCCAAGCGTGATGTAGCCAAGCCCCACGTCTTGCAATGTTGTAAGCTTTGAAGCGATCTTTGGCACAGCCTTAAAGAACTCAACCGCCTCATCTATGCTCATATTTAGCACTTCGGCGATATTTTTGCCTTTGTATAAAATTTCCAAGGTCTGAGCGTTATATCTAGCGCCATTACAAACGTCACAAACCACGTTTATATCAGGCAAAAAATGCATCTCGATCGTGATCTCGCCCTCGCCTTGACACTTCTCGCAGCGCCCACCCTTGACGTTAAAGCTAAAGCGCCCTATTTTATAGCCTCTAAGCTTGGCCTCTTTAGTCTGCGCAAACAAATTTCTTATCTCATCCATCACACCAGTGTATGTCGCTGGATTTGAGCGTGGGGTGCGGCCGATCGGGCTTTGATCAAGATATATGACCTTGTCTAAATTCTCAAGTCCGCTTAAATTTACCCCAGCTATTTTTTTCACTTTTTTAGCTCTATTTAGCTGCTCCTGCGCCTCTGGGAGCAAGGTCTGAAGCACTAGCGAGCTCTTGCCAGATCCTGAAACGCCAGTGATGCCAACAAGGTTTCTAAGCGGAAATTTAGCGGTTAAATTTGAGATATTATTGATATTTACATTTGAAATTTCAAGCCACTTCTCAGCCTTTCTATTTTTTTGATAGTCAATTTTTTTCTTACCATTTATGTATTGTGCAGTCTGAGTGTCTGAGCTTAAAAGCTCTTTTGCCGTGCCTGCAAAGACCACACTACCGCCAAATTTACCAGCTCCAGGGCCGATATCTACGATATAGTCAGCCTCCTCTATCGTCTTTTTATCATGCTCGACGACGATCACGGAGTTGCCTTTGGCTTGTAAATTTCTAAGCGTCTTTATGAGTTTTAACGTATCTCGCTCGTGCAGGCCTATGCTTGGCTCATCAAGCACATACATGACGCCACTTAGCCCGCTTCCTATCTGGCTCGCGATCCTGATACGCTGTGCCTCGCCACCGCTGATCGTCCTAGCATCGCGTCCAAGCGACAAATAGCCAAGCCCCACGTCATACAAAAAGAAAAGCCTCTCGTTGATCTCTTTTAAGATAGGCTTTGCGATCGCCTTGTCGTAGTCGCTAAGATAGGCAAAATTTTTCTCGTTTGAGAAAAATGCGGTGCAGTTTTCTATGCTCATATCTAAAATTTCACCAAGTCCAAGGCCAGCGACCTTGACTGCTAGACTTTGAGGCTTTAGTCTGTGGCCGTTACAAGCGTCACAAATTTTCTCACTCATATACTCGTCAAAGTCCTTATAATCCTTCAAAAGCCCGTGTGAAATTTTAACCACGCCATCAAATTTTCTAAGCAGTTTATTTCGCTTCCAAAAAAACGAAACTTCCTTGACGTTGCCGTATAAAACGAGCCTCTTTTCATCTTCGCTAAGCTCGTAATAGGGCTTTTTAATGTCGATCTCATTTTGCTCACAAAACGCAAGTAAAAATTTATAGTAATAGCTCATGTTATAGCCGTAAAGTAGCTTGATAGCGCCGTTTTCTATCGACTTTTCCTCATCAATGATCTTGCTCATATCTAGACTATAT
Above is a window of Campylobacter concisus DNA encoding:
- the rpmA gene encoding 50S ribosomal protein L27, giving the protein MAHKKGQGSTQNNRDSIGRRLGVKKFGGEFVRAGNIIIRQRGTATHAGNNVGLGKDHTIFALVDGFVKFERLDKNRKKVSVYPAA
- the uvrA gene encoding excinuclease ABC subunit UvrA, with the protein product MNDTIKITGAREHNLKNLNLEIPKNKLVVFTGLSGSGKSTLAFDTLYAEGQRRYMESLSSYARQFLDRVGKPDVDKIEGLTPAIAIDQKTTSKNPRSTVGTITEIYDYLRLLYARVGVQHCHKCGKPISKMSASDIINEISKLPLGAKVIIYAPLVREKKGTWADLIENLRQKGFVRAQIDGVVVRLDEEIELAKTKKHTIKVIVDRIAIDEQNHERLASDVEKALNESFGEVEIEIANADELGLKESFIHYSEHMACFDCKISFTPLEPLSFSFNSPKGACEHCDGLGIRYSLDMSKIIDEEKSIENGAIKLLYGYNMSYYYKFLLAFCEQNEIDIKKPYYELSEDEKRLVLYGNVKEVSFFWKRNKLLRKFDGVVKISHGLLKDYKDFDEYMSEKICDACNGHRLKPQSLAVKVAGLGLGEILDMSIENCTAFFSNEKNFAYLSDYDKAIAKPILKEINERLFFLYDVGLGYLSLGRDARTISGGEAQRIRIASQIGSGLSGVMYVLDEPSIGLHERDTLKLIKTLRNLQAKGNSVIVVEHDKKTIEEADYIVDIGPGAGKFGGSVVFAGTAKELLSSDTQTAQYINGKKKIDYQKNRKAEKWLEISNVNINNISNLTAKFPLRNLVGITGVSGSGKSSLVLQTLLPEAQEQLNRAKKVKKIAGVNLSGLENLDKVIYLDQSPIGRTPRSNPATYTGVMDEIRNLFAQTKEAKLRGYKIGRFSFNVKGGRCEKCQGEGEITIEMHFLPDINVVCDVCNGARYNAQTLEILYKGKNIAEVLNMSIDEAVEFFKAVPKIASKLTTLQDVGLGYITLGQNAVTLSGGEAQRVKLAKELSRSDTGNTLYILDEPTTGLHFADVDRLVKVLNHLVDLGNSVFVIEHNMDVIKNCDYIVDMGPEGGAKGGKVIACGSVKEVAKNYKKTGSYTGEFLAQELALLKAK